One part of the Cottoperca gobio chromosome 14, fCotGob3.1, whole genome shotgun sequence genome encodes these proteins:
- the LOC115018417 gene encoding SH3 domain-containing kinase-binding protein 1 has product MGSYSSALIPVTEEFDSVVSIVERLNEQVTLMMEEERKQKESAELDSLTLEETSQGVSQNGPVLSAAAPKIEPTQSFISLLPKALSAVLHPTLAPGLRSNPRRNPPNLEQLQTELRDLRDQFELMKSQHNKEIKLLMNELDEEKRIRLTLQMEMQRMKKHMSK; this is encoded by the exons ATGGGCAGCTATAGCTCAGCCCTCATTCCTG TCACGGAAGAGTTTGATTCAGTTGTGTCAATTGTGGAGCGGCTGAATGAGCAG GTAACGCTCATgatggaggaggaaagaaaacaaaaggagagcGCAGAGCTGGATTCTTTAACACTTGAAGAAACCTCTCAGGGAGTGAGCCAAAATGGGCCTGTCCTGTCT GCAGCAGCACCCAAAATTGAGCCCACGCAGTCCTTCATCTCCCTGTTACCAAAGGCTCTCTCTGCTGTACTACATCCAACACTGGCCCCGGGCCTCCGCTCCAACCCGAGGAGAAATCCACCGAACCTGGAACAACTGCAGACCGAGCTGAGAGACCTGAGGGACCAGTTTGAACTGATGAAGAGTCAGCACAA CAAAGAAATTAAACTGCTGATGAACGAGCTCGATGAGGAGAAAAGGATCCGCTTAACTTTACAG atgGAGATGCAACGCATGAAGAAGCACATGTCTAAATAA
- the lipia gene encoding lipase member H, whose product MILWQYLTLLLSITVQICKAQRCEEFTDLDLSHSIIGTNLKIKLLLYTRDNVTCGTLVSHTNLSTHPQLNLSRPTTFVIHGYRPTGSPPAWVHELTELLLAREDINVIVVDWNHGAANANYFKAVESTHKAADNLTAFIKIMQEHGASLSSIYMIGVSLGAHISGFVGANLNGSIGRITALDPAGPQFTGTPPEDRLDSTDAQFVDVLHTDIDFLGFREPLGHIDFYANGGTDQPGCPKTIFSGGSYFKCDHQRSVLLYFDSVNRKCTSEAFPCSSYKEFLDGNCLNCDRFGAAGCPVFGYGVTEWRDVLLRLGQTKTYFTTNTVSPFCRTNYRVEVMIWNKDVRWGYITVKLHGNDKEAVATIDHKASEFKKYTEVKLLAQFDKDLQSVKKVSIKFSTGNVCKTKYKFRVLRIRLTHLERKERPLCRYDVLLEDNKEVTFRPLLCEESNF is encoded by the exons ATGATCCTGTGGCAATATCTGACACTGCTCCTGTCGATAACTGTTCAAATATGCAAAG CTCAGAGATGTGAAGAATTTACAGATCTAGATCTCAGTCACTCAATCATCGGAACCAACCTCAAAATTAAGTTGTTGCTGTACACCAGGGATAATGTCACCTGTGGTACACTGGTGTCCCACACGAACCTGTCCACCCATCCCCAGCTTAACCTGTCCAGACCAACCACCTTCGTGATCCATGGGTATCGGCCTACGGGATCTCCACCGGCGTGGGTGCACGAGCTCACGGAGCTGCTGCTGGCCAGGGAAGACATTAATGTCATAGTGGTGGACTGGAACCACGGAGCTGCCAATGCCAATTATTTCAAGGCAGTGGAGAGCACACACAAGGCGGCCGACAACCTCACTGCTTTCATTAAAATAATGCAG GAACACGGGGCCTCTCTGAGCTCCATCTACATGATCGGAGTCAGTCTTGGAGCTCATATTTCGGGCTTTGTAGGTGCTAACCTGAATGGGTCCATTGGAAGAATTACAG ctctggaTCCAGCTGGACCTCAGTTCACTGGCACTCCTCCAGAGGACCGACTGGACTCAACAGACGCCCAGTTTGTGGATGTCCTGCACACAGACATAGACT TCCTGGGCTTCAGGGAACCTCTGGGTCACATTGATTTCTATGCTAATGGTGGAACAGACCAACCCGGCTGCCCAAAGACCATCTTTTCTG GAGGATCCTATTTTAAATGCGACCACCAGAGATCAGTGTTGCTCTATTTTGACTCTGTGAATCGGAAGTGTACCAGCGAGGCCTTCCCCTGCTCCTCCTACAAAGAGTTTCTGGATGGTAACTGCTTGAACTGTGACCGCTTTGGTGCTGCTGGATGTCCTGTCTTCG GTTATGGTGTCACAGAGTGGAGAGATGTCCTGCTGAGGCTGGGCCAAACTAAAACTTACTTCACCACAAATACAGTCTCTCCGTTCTGCA GGACAAACTACAGGGTGGAGGTGATGATATGGAACAAGGACGTACGCTGGGGTTACATCACTGTTAAACTTCACGGCAACGATAAAGAAGCTGTGGCAACCATTGACCA TAAAGCTTCAGAGTTCAAGAAGTACACCGAGGTCAAGTTGTTAGCCCAATTTGACAAAGACCTTCAGTCAGTGAAAAAGGTGTCCATCAAATTCTCCACTGGGAATGTATGCAAGACCAAATATAAATTCCGTGTTCTCCGAATCCGTCTCACACATCTGGAACGCAAGGAGAG GCCTCTCTGTCGATACGACGTCCTTCTTGAGGACAACAAAGAGGTCACCTTCAGACCACTTCTCTGCGAAGAGTCAAACTTCTGA
- the LOC115019066 gene encoding choline-phosphate cytidylyltransferase B-like yields MAGRRRNRGSNAQQQQAPPNQRGGPRRSLREPAAFAKSTGCELETLHEKLTITQARRGTPAHRPVRVYADGIFDLFHSGHARALMQAKNVFPNTYLIVGVCSDELTHKLKGFTVMTEAERYEALRHCRYVDEVVRDAPWTLSAEFLKKHKIDFVAHDDIPYTSAGSEDVYKHIKEAGMFVATERTEGISTSDLITRIVRDYDIYARRNLQRGYTARELNVGFINEKKYRLQEQVDKMKETVRTVEEKSKHFVYRVEEKSHDLIHKWEEKSREFISNFLELFGPDGAWNAIQERSGRMLQALSPYSSPRGSPSSSPTRRRSVSPDSSSASPPYSPSSPKKASRSSLKAASTYTEEEQ; encoded by the exons ATGGCTGGAAGAAGACGAAACCGAGGCAGCAACGCTCAGCAACAACAGGCCCCACCGAACCAGAGAGGTGGCCCTCGCAGG TCTCTGCGGGAGCCAGCTGCTTTTGCCAAGTCTACAGGTTGCGAATTAGAGACCCTCCATGAAAAGTTGACCATAACCCAAGCACGGAGGGGCACACCAG CTCATCGTCCGGTGCGAGTCTACGCTGATGGGATCTTTGATCTTTTCCATTCCGGGCATGCTCGAGCTCTAATGCAGGCCAAAAATGTGTTCCCCAACACATACCTGATAGTAGGAG TCTGCAGTGACGAACTCACCCACAAGTTAAAGGGCTTTACGGTGATGACAGAGGCTGAACGCTACGAAGCACTGAGGCACTGCCGCTATGTTGACGAGGTGGTGCGGGACGCTCCCTGGACCCTTTCCGCAGAGTTCCTTAAGAAACataag ATTGACTTTGTGGCCCACGATGACATCCCTTACACCTCTGCTGGATCAGAGGATGTTTATAAACACATCAAGGAAGCAG GGATGTTCGTGGCCACTGAGAGGACAGAAGGCATCTCCACATCTGATCTGATCACTCGTATCGTCCGAGACTACGACATCTATGCTCGACGAAACCTGCAAAGAGGCTACACAGCCCGAGAACTGAATGTTGGATTCATCAAT GAGAAGAAATACCGGCTCCAGGAACAGGTGGACAAGATGAAAGAGACGGTCCGTACGGTGGAGGAAAAGTCCAAACACTTTGTCTACAGAGTGGAAGAGAAGAGCCATGACCTCATCCACAAGTGGGAAGAGAAGTCACGAGAATTCATCAGCAACTTCCTGGAGCTTTTTGGACCTGATGGAGCCTGG AATGCGATTCAGGAGCGCAGTGGCCGTATGCTCCAGGCTCTGTCACCTTACTCTTCACCCCGTGGCTCCCCGAGCAGCAGTCCCACCAGAAGACGCTCCGTTTCTCCTgactcctcctctgcctcccctcCTTACTCCCCTTCCTCGCCTAAAAAGGCATCACGCTCCTCTCTCAAAGCTGCCTCCACTTACACTGAAGAAGAACAATGA
- the LOC115019273 gene encoding palmitoyltransferase ZDHHC20-like, translating into MAPSHALRCCKRALNWIPVLFINLVVGWSYYAYVVELCVYTIPNNAERISYLVIFHIFFTMFIWSYWKTIGSRPASPPKAFSLPRVEKELYEREERAETQQEVLKKVARSLPVYTRTAGGAIRYCDHCQVIKPDRCHHCTTCEMCVLKMDHHCPWVNNCVGFSNYKYFVLFLTYAALYCVAICATVIQYFLKFWTKQLPDTHAKFHILFLFFVAALFFVSILSLLSYHLWLVGKNRTTIEAFRAPVFTNGPDKSGFSLGFRRNAAEVFGDQGKYWMFPVFSGLGDGYSFVTSLVHKDPEQANSVCQQNGKSAADGKADPCVLGNNIQHTAD; encoded by the exons ATGGCGCCCTCTCATGCACTGAGGTGCTGTAAACGGGCTCTGAACTGGATACCTGTCCTGTTTATAAACCTGGTTGTCGGTTGGTCTTATTACGCTTATGTTGTGGAGCTCTGTGTCT ATACAATCCCAAATAATGCAGAACGAA TCAGCTATTTGGTcatctttcacattttcttcacCATGTTTATATGGTCCTACTGGAAAACTATCGGGTCCAGACCAGCCTCCCCCCCAAAAGCA TTCAGTCTGCCTAGAGTAGAGAAGGAACtgtatgagagagaggagcgagccGAGACGCAACAAGAGGTACTGAAGAAAGTGGCGAGGAGTTTACCTGTGTATACACGCACggcaggaggag CCATCCGTTACTGTGACCACTGCCAGGTAATCAAACCTGACCGCTGCCATCACTGCACAACCTGTGAGAT GTGTGTGCTGAAAATGGACCATCACTGCCCCTG GGTGAATAACTGTGTTGGATTCTCAAACTACAAGTACTTTGTGTTGTTCTTGACCTACGCCGCACTCTACTGTGTCGCAATTTGTGCTACAGTCATCCAGTATTTCCTCAAATTCTGGACT AAACAGCTACCTGACACGCATGCAAAATTCCAcatcttgtttctgtttttcgtGGCTGCCCTGTTCTTTGTCAGCATCCTGTCACTTCTCAGCTACCATCTGTGGCTTGTGGGAAAGAACAGGACCACTATCG AGGCTTTTAGGGCTCCTGTCTTCACAAACGGTCCAGACAAAAGCGGGTTTTCTCTCGGCTTTAGGCGAAATGCAGCTGAAGTGTTTGGAGACCAAGGGAAGTACTGGATGTTTCCTGTTTTCTCAGG TCTTGGAGATGGATATTCCTTTGTTACCAGTTTGGTACACAAAGATCCTGAACAAGCAAACAGTGTCTGCCAGCAAAATGGCAAAAG CGCTGCTGATGGGAAGGCAGACCCTTGTGTCCTTGGTAACAATATACAACACACAGCGGACTGA
- the LOC115019232 gene encoding organic solute transporter subunit alpha-like, whose protein sequence is MEESLNITIDPACLQEPPLAIDVIKELDVFGLCLYSILTFMSCVSLLLYLEQCVYIYKKLPYPKKTTLMWISGAAPVIATMSCFGMWIPRAVMITDMTSNCYFAVVMYKVLVLLIEELGGTNAFLKRFSTETFKVSTGPCCCCCVCLPRVPMSRRLLFFLKLGTLQYAILKTVLSIVAIILWTNGNFDLSDLEITGTAIWINPFIGVLTIIALWPVAIIFMNTKGFVRSQNMILKYAIYQLILVLSQLQTSIINILSLDGTIACAPPFSSQARGSMLSQQMMILEMFILTLINQSLYRRTYDPIPSHEAHDNDHDAKVALQTVLVEHDV, encoded by the exons ATGGAGGAATCCCTAAACATCACCATTGATCCAGCTTGTTTACAAGAGCCCCCGCTGGCTATTGACGTGATAAAGG AGCTAGATGTGTTTGGATTGTGCCTGTACTCCATACTCACCTTCATGTCCTGCGTATCCCTGCTGCTGTACCTGGAGCAGTGCGtctatatttataaaaaactgCCCTACCCCAAAAAGACGACCCTCATGTGGATAAGTGGCGCCGCACCA GTCATTGCCACTATGTCTTGCTTTGGGATGTGGATCCCGAGGGCAGTCATGATCACAGACATGACGTCTAACTG TTATTTTGCAGTTGTGATGTACAAGGTGTTGGTTCTGTTGATCGAGGAGTTGGGCGGCACCAATGCTTTTCTGAAGCGGTTTTCCACTGAAACCTTTAAGGTCAGCACAGGaccttgctgctgctgctgcgtctgTTTACCCCGCGTGCCCATGTCACG GCGATTGTTATTCTTCCTGAAGTTGGGTACTCTTCAGTATGCAATCCTAAAGACTGTGCTCTCTATCGTCGCCATTATATTGTGGACAAACGGCAACTTTGATCTCTCTGAT CTAGAGATCACTGGTACAGCCATTTGGATTAACCCATTCATTGGCGTTCTCACTATCATCGCCCTTTGGCCTGTTGCCATCATCTTCATGAACACTAAAGGCTTTGTACGGAGCCAAAATATGATACTCAAGTATGCCATCTACCAG CTAATACTTGTACTGAGTCAGCTGCAGACCTCCATCATTAACATCCTGTCATTGGATGGCACCATCGCCTGCGcccctcccttctcttctcAAGCTCGTGGCTCCA TGCTAAGTCAGCAGATGATGATCCTGGAGATGTTCATCCTCACTCTGATCAATCAGAGTTTGTACCGTCGTACATATGACCCAATTCCCTCCCACGAGGCACATGACAACGACCACGACGCTAAAGTTGCGCTGCAGACTGTTCTTGTGGAGCATGACGTCTAA